A genomic window from Streptomyces mirabilis includes:
- a CDS encoding YjbQ family protein: protein MPDAFTTRVLNVNTGSAETVVDLTRDCEAFLREAAAGRDGLLNVFVPHATAGVAIIETGAGSDDDLLAALHSLLPADDRWQHRHGSPGHGRDHVLPAVVPPHATLPVLGGRLELGTWQSVCLVDTNKDNPVRKVRLSFLGG from the coding sequence ATGCCCGATGCCTTCACCACCCGAGTCCTGAACGTCAACACCGGTTCGGCGGAGACGGTCGTCGACCTCACCCGCGACTGCGAGGCCTTCCTCCGAGAGGCGGCGGCGGGCCGTGACGGCCTCCTCAATGTCTTCGTGCCCCACGCCACCGCCGGTGTCGCGATCATCGAAACCGGCGCCGGAAGCGACGACGACCTCCTTGCCGCGCTGCACTCCCTGCTGCCCGCGGACGACCGCTGGCAGCACCGCCACGGCAGCCCCGGGCACGGCCGTGACCACGTACTCCCCGCCGTCGTCCCGCCCCACGCGACGCTTCCGGTGCTGGGCGGGAGGCTGGAACTGGGGACGTGGCAGTCGGTGTGCCTGGTGGACACGAACAAGGACAATCCTGTGCGAAAGGTGCGATTGAGCTTTCTCGGGGGTTGA
- a CDS encoding putative leader peptide: MLRSALLTTRGHIDLLRVASAACRRGL; this comes from the coding sequence ATGTTGCGTTCAGCCCTGCTCACCACGCGCGGTCACATCGACCTGCTGCGGGTGGCATCCGCCGCGTGTCGCCGCGGCCTCTGA
- a CDS encoding ABC transporter permease, with protein sequence MSISHAPPTPSGPDISDISKNSAAQPAPPELVPIVPLSTRRTRVPRWLRRTSGPLLLLALWQLLSSTGVLTPDILASPGTIARVGGNLVADGSLPNAMGVSLQRVAVGLLLGTLVGTGLALLSGLFRVGEDLVDASVQMLRTVPFVGLIPLFIIWFGIGEAPKIAIITLGVSFPLYLNVYAGIRGVDSQLIEAGESLGLSRWGLVRHVVLPGALPGAMTGLRYSLGIAWLALVFAEQINADAGIGFLMVQARDFLRTDAIVVCLIVYAFLGLLADFIVRSLERLLLQWRPTFTGR encoded by the coding sequence ATGAGCATCAGCCATGCCCCGCCCACCCCCTCCGGGCCCGACATATCGGATATCTCCAAGAATAGTGCGGCCCAGCCGGCGCCACCCGAGCTCGTTCCGATCGTCCCCCTCTCCACCCGCCGCACCCGTGTGCCCCGCTGGCTGCGCCGCACCTCCGGCCCGCTCCTGCTGCTCGCGCTGTGGCAACTCCTCAGCAGCACAGGGGTGTTGACCCCCGACATCCTCGCCTCGCCGGGCACCATCGCGCGGGTCGGCGGCAATCTGGTCGCCGACGGTTCGCTGCCCAACGCGATGGGCGTCTCCTTGCAGCGCGTCGCGGTGGGGCTGTTGCTCGGAACTCTCGTCGGTACCGGGCTCGCCCTCCTCTCCGGGCTCTTCCGGGTCGGCGAAGACCTCGTGGACGCGAGCGTCCAGATGCTGCGGACGGTGCCTTTCGTGGGGCTGATCCCGCTGTTCATCATCTGGTTCGGGATCGGCGAGGCCCCGAAGATCGCGATCATCACGCTGGGGGTGTCCTTCCCCCTCTATCTGAACGTGTACGCCGGTATCCGCGGCGTCGATTCCCAGCTCATCGAGGCCGGGGAGTCCCTCGGACTCTCGCGGTGGGGGCTCGTGCGGCATGTCGTGCTGCCGGGCGCGCTGCCCGGGGCGATGACCGGGCTTCGCTACTCCCTCGGTATCGCCTGGCTCGCGCTCGTCTTCGCCGAGCAGATCAACGCGGACGCCGGGATCGGTTTCCTCATGGTGCAGGCCCGTGACTTCCTGCGGACCGATGCGATCGTGGTCTGCCTGATCGTCTACGCCTTCCTCGGCCTGCTCGCCGACTTCATCGTCCGCTCCCTCGAAAGGCTGTTGCTGCAATGGCGACCGACGTTCACGGGCCGGTGA
- a CDS encoding ABC transporter ATP-binding protein: MATDVHGPVTLQKGATAQQKTATGRQHPITQDSAVRVQGLTRSFDGRAVIDDLQLDVHPGEFVALLGRSGCGKSTLLRILAGLDRDIEGTVLVPRRKAVAFQAPRLMPWKRVWRNVSLGLPGKPERGVAEKALTEVGLTHRANAWPRTLSGGEAQRASLARALVREPDLLLLDEPFGALDALTRIKAQRLVGELWRRRGCAVLLVTHDVEEAVLLADRVLVMDRGVIAYETQVDLDRPRDIADPRFAELRAGLLERLGVDTVA; encoded by the coding sequence ATGGCGACCGACGTTCACGGGCCGGTGACCCTCCAGAAGGGCGCCACCGCCCAGCAGAAGACCGCGACCGGCCGGCAACACCCGATCACCCAGGACTCCGCCGTACGCGTGCAGGGGCTCACCCGCTCCTTCGACGGGCGCGCCGTCATCGACGACCTCCAACTCGACGTACATCCGGGCGAGTTCGTGGCCCTGCTCGGCCGCAGCGGCTGCGGCAAGTCCACACTGCTGCGCATCCTCGCCGGGCTCGACCGTGACATCGAGGGCACCGTGCTCGTCCCGCGGCGCAAGGCCGTCGCGTTCCAGGCACCCCGGCTGATGCCATGGAAGAGGGTGTGGCGCAACGTCTCGCTGGGGCTGCCCGGCAAGCCCGAACGCGGCGTCGCCGAGAAGGCGTTGACCGAGGTCGGACTCACCCACCGCGCGAACGCCTGGCCCAGGACACTCTCCGGCGGCGAGGCCCAACGCGCCTCGCTGGCCCGTGCGTTGGTCCGCGAACCCGATCTACTGCTGCTCGACGAGCCGTTCGGCGCGCTGGACGCCCTCACCCGCATCAAGGCACAGCGGCTGGTCGGCGAACTGTGGCGGCGCCGCGGCTGTGCCGTGCTGCTGGTCACGCACGACGTCGAGGAGGCCGTGCTGCTCGCCGACCGGGTCCTCGTCATGGACCGCGGTGTCATCGCGTACGAGACCCAGGTCGACCTGGACCGCCCGCGCGACATCGCCGACCCCCGCTTCGCCGAACTGCGTGCCGGCCTCCTGGAGCGCCTGGGCGTGGACACCGTCGCCTGA
- a CDS encoding NAD(P)-binding domain-containing protein, with translation MNNTGAQAREVREVDVVVIGAGQAGLSSAYHLRRSGFEPERDFVVLDHAPRPGGAWQFRWPSLTYGKVHGMHSLPGRELEGADPARPSSEVIAEYFDTYERTFDLRVRRPVDVRAVREGAGGRLLVESSDGTWSTRALINATGTWDRPFWPRYPGQETFRGRQLHTAQYPGPEEFAGQRVVVVGGGASGTQHLMEIAPYAAGTTWVTRRPPVFREGPFTEDVGRAAVALVEERVRQGLPPKSVVSVTGLPLNDAIRQALADGVLDRQPMFDRIAPDGVEWADGRHVDADVILWATGFRAALDHLTPLRLREPGGGIRVEGTRALADPRIHLVGYGPSASTIGANRAGRAAVRDIRRLLAGVTVGA, from the coding sequence GTGAACAACACCGGGGCGCAGGCGCGCGAAGTCCGCGAGGTCGATGTCGTCGTCATAGGCGCTGGGCAGGCGGGACTGTCCAGCGCCTATCACCTGCGGCGGAGCGGTTTCGAGCCGGAACGGGACTTCGTGGTGCTGGATCACGCACCGCGTCCGGGCGGCGCCTGGCAGTTCCGGTGGCCGTCGCTGACGTACGGCAAGGTGCACGGGATGCACTCCCTGCCCGGTAGGGAGCTGGAGGGCGCCGACCCGGCGCGGCCGTCCTCCGAGGTGATCGCGGAGTACTTCGACACCTACGAGCGCACCTTCGACCTGCGGGTGAGACGGCCGGTGGACGTGCGGGCCGTGCGGGAGGGTGCCGGCGGGCGGCTGCTGGTCGAGTCCTCCGACGGTACGTGGTCGACGCGCGCGCTGATCAATGCCACGGGCACCTGGGACCGGCCGTTCTGGCCGCGCTATCCGGGCCAGGAGACCTTCCGTGGGCGGCAGTTGCACACGGCGCAGTACCCGGGACCCGAGGAGTTCGCCGGGCAGCGGGTGGTCGTCGTGGGCGGCGGCGCGTCCGGCACCCAGCATCTGATGGAGATCGCCCCGTACGCGGCCGGGACCACCTGGGTGACACGGCGGCCGCCCGTCTTCCGTGAGGGCCCCTTCACCGAGGACGTGGGGCGCGCGGCCGTCGCGCTCGTGGAGGAACGCGTCCGGCAGGGGCTGCCTCCCAAGAGTGTCGTGTCGGTGACGGGGCTGCCGCTGAACGACGCGATCCGGCAGGCGCTGGCCGACGGCGTGCTGGACCGGCAACCGATGTTCGACCGGATCGCCCCGGACGGTGTCGAGTGGGCGGACGGGCGTCACGTCGACGCGGACGTGATCCTGTGGGCGACCGGTTTTCGTGCCGCCCTCGATCATCTGACGCCACTGCGACTGCGTGAGCCGGGCGGCGGTATCCGCGTCGAGGGAACGCGCGCGCTCGCCGATCCCCGGATCCATCTGGTCGGGTACGGGCCTTCCGCCAGCACGATCGGCGCCAACCGGGCCGGGCGCGCGGCGGTACGGGACATCAGGCGGTTGCTGGCGGGAGTGACCGTCGGCGCCTGA
- the mltG gene encoding endolytic transglycosylase MltG → MQMNTPPRSTIRLTRRGRVALIATGAVVAATAVTVPLLTLTTKDEETRPTSLVIPEGWRTGQVYEAIDEALALPLGSTKKSLAKANLKLPTYAEGNPEGYLYPATYHIDKTATPESLLALMVNTANKKFSGSPITAGAQRNAMNLYQAITIASIIQAETSTKADMGKVARVIFNRLERGMPLQMDATLNYALNRFTPTATTNETKLESPYNSYQRMGLPPTPISNPGQAAMRAAINPTPGNWLYFVTVKPGDTRFTASYEEQQRNVAEFNRLRRSASPSTSDSPSNSISTPLPGSPSASALS, encoded by the coding sequence ATGCAGATGAACACTCCGCCACGGAGCACGATTCGACTGACGCGCCGGGGCCGGGTCGCCCTCATCGCGACCGGAGCCGTCGTGGCGGCCACCGCCGTGACGGTGCCGCTGCTCACCCTGACCACGAAGGACGAGGAGACGCGGCCCACGTCCCTCGTCATCCCGGAGGGCTGGCGCACCGGCCAGGTCTACGAGGCCATCGACGAGGCTCTCGCGCTGCCTCTGGGATCCACCAAGAAGTCCCTGGCCAAGGCCAACCTCAAGTTGCCCACCTACGCGGAGGGCAACCCCGAGGGCTACCTCTACCCGGCGACGTACCACATCGACAAGACGGCGACCCCCGAGTCCCTGCTGGCGCTCATGGTGAACACCGCGAACAAGAAGTTCAGCGGCAGTCCCATCACCGCGGGCGCCCAGCGCAACGCGATGAACCTCTATCAGGCGATCACCATCGCGAGCATCATCCAGGCCGAGACCTCCACCAAGGCCGACATGGGCAAGGTGGCCCGGGTCATCTTCAACCGCCTTGAGCGGGGCATGCCGCTGCAGATGGACGCGACCCTCAACTACGCGCTGAACCGCTTCACGCCGACCGCGACCACGAACGAGACGAAGCTCGAGAGCCCCTACAACTCGTACCAGCGCATGGGGCTGCCGCCCACACCGATCTCCAACCCCGGCCAGGCCGCGATGCGTGCCGCGATCAACCCCACCCCGGGCAACTGGCTGTACTTCGTCACGGTCAAGCCGGGCGACACCCGATTCACGGCCAGCTACGAGGAGCAGCAGAGGAACGTCGCCGAATTCAACCGGCTCCGGAGGAGTGCCTCACCCTCGACCTCTGACTCACCCTCTAACTCGATTTCGACCCCGCTGCCGGGCTCGCCGTCCGCCTCGGCCCTGAGCTGA
- a CDS encoding ABC transporter ATP-binding protein, translated as MRPDRSTWTPSPAEGEQPRQVRRILKLFRPYRGRLAIVGLLVGASSLVTVATPFLLKETLDVAIPQGRTGLLSLLALGMILSAVVTSIFGVLQTLISTTVGQRVMHDLRTAVYGRLQRMSLAFFTRTRTGEVQSRIANDIGGMQATVTSTATSLVSNLTSVVATIVAMVALDWRLTVVSLLLLPVFVWISRRVGNERKKIATQRQKQMAAMAATVTESLSVSGILLGRTMGRGDSLTKAFEAESDSLVDLEVKSNMAGRWRMSVIGIVMAAMPAVIYWAAGMALQFGGPSVSIGTLVAFVSLQQGLFRPTVSLLSTGVQIQTSLALFQRIFEYLDLPIDITEPERPVHLDQVKGEIRFEDVEFRYDDKSGPILDGIDITVPAGGSLAVVGPTGSGKSTLSYLVPRLYDVTGGRVTLDGVDVRDLDFDTLARGIGVVSQETYLFHASVADNLRFARPDATDEELQAAARAAQIHDHIASLPDGYDTVVGERGHRFSGGEKQRLAIARTILRDPPVLILDEATSALDTRTEYAVQEAIDALSANRTTLTIAHRLSTIRGADQIVVLDSGRAVERGTHEELLEREGRYAALVHRDAELEPTR; from the coding sequence ATGCGTCCCGACCGATCCACCTGGACCCCGTCACCCGCCGAGGGCGAACAGCCACGGCAGGTGCGCCGCATCCTGAAGCTGTTCCGGCCCTACCGTGGCCGCCTCGCGATCGTCGGCCTGCTGGTCGGCGCCTCGTCCCTCGTCACCGTCGCGACCCCCTTCCTGCTGAAGGAGACCCTGGACGTCGCGATCCCCCAGGGCCGCACCGGTCTGCTGAGCCTGCTCGCGCTCGGCATGATCCTCAGCGCGGTCGTCACCAGCATCTTCGGTGTCCTGCAGACCCTGATCTCCACGACCGTCGGCCAGCGCGTCATGCACGACCTGCGCACCGCCGTGTACGGCCGACTGCAGCGCATGTCGCTCGCCTTTTTCACGCGGACCCGCACCGGCGAGGTCCAGTCCCGCATCGCCAACGACATCGGCGGCATGCAGGCGACCGTGACCTCCACCGCCACCTCGCTGGTCTCCAACCTCACCAGTGTGGTCGCCACGATCGTCGCGATGGTCGCCCTGGACTGGCGGCTCACCGTGGTCTCGCTGCTCCTGCTGCCGGTCTTCGTGTGGATCAGCCGACGCGTCGGCAACGAACGCAAGAAGATAGCGACCCAACGCCAGAAGCAGATGGCCGCGATGGCCGCCACCGTCACCGAGTCGCTCTCCGTCAGTGGCATCCTGCTCGGCCGCACCATGGGCCGCGGCGATTCGCTCACCAAGGCGTTCGAGGCCGAGTCCGACAGCCTGGTCGACCTCGAGGTGAAGTCGAACATGGCGGGCCGCTGGCGCATGTCCGTCATCGGCATCGTCATGGCCGCCATGCCGGCCGTCATCTACTGGGCCGCGGGCATGGCCCTCCAGTTCGGCGGCCCGTCCGTGTCGATCGGCACACTCGTCGCCTTCGTCTCGCTCCAGCAGGGTCTGTTCCGGCCGACGGTCAGCCTGCTGTCCACCGGCGTGCAGATCCAGACCTCGCTCGCGCTCTTCCAGCGCATCTTCGAGTACCTCGACCTGCCCATCGACATCACCGAGCCGGAGCGCCCGGTCCACCTCGACCAGGTCAAGGGCGAGATCCGTTTCGAGGACGTCGAGTTCCGCTACGACGACAAGAGCGGCCCGATCCTCGACGGCATCGACATCACCGTCCCCGCGGGCGGCAGTCTCGCCGTGGTCGGCCCGACCGGCTCCGGCAAGTCCACGCTCAGCTACCTCGTGCCACGGCTGTACGACGTCACGGGCGGCCGCGTCACGCTGGACGGCGTCGACGTACGGGACCTCGACTTCGACACGCTCGCCCGCGGGATCGGCGTCGTCTCCCAGGAGACCTACCTCTTCCACGCCTCGGTCGCGGACAACCTGCGCTTCGCCAGGCCCGACGCCACCGACGAGGAACTGCAGGCGGCGGCCAGGGCGGCCCAGATCCACGACCACATCGCGTCACTGCCCGACGGATACGACACGGTCGTGGGCGAACGCGGCCACCGGTTCTCCGGCGGCGAGAAGCAGCGCCTCGCCATCGCCCGCACGATCCTGCGGGACCCGCCGGTCCTCATCCTCGACGAGGCGACCAGCGCCCTGGACACCCGCACGGAGTACGCCGTGCAGGAGGCCATCGACGCCCTGTCGGCCAACCGGACCACGCTCACCATCGCGCACCGGCTGTCCACCATCCGTGGCGCCGACCAGATCGTCGTCCTGGACTCCGGCCGTGCGGTCGAACGCGGCACGCACGAGGAGTTGTTGGAGCGGGAGGGGCGCTATGCGGCGCTGGTCCACCGGGACGCTGAACTGGAGCCGACAAGATGA
- a CDS encoding MarR family winged helix-turn-helix transcriptional regulator produces MTTPDADGLLAEQLLRLTRRVHRIQKRHLEQRELGITPAQSRLLRTLAHYSSPPRMADLAERLEVVPRAVTTLVDGLEASRKVRRVPDPTNRRVIRIEVTDEGREALRELRGARRSAAEEILAPLTDEQREVLGGLLDTLVDGMPRLEHRC; encoded by the coding sequence ATGACCACCCCCGATGCCGACGGCCTGCTCGCCGAGCAGTTGCTGCGGCTGACCCGACGTGTGCACCGCATCCAGAAGCGGCACCTCGAGCAGCGTGAGCTGGGCATCACCCCGGCCCAGTCCCGGCTGCTGCGCACGCTCGCGCACTACAGCTCACCGCCGCGCATGGCGGATCTCGCCGAGCGCCTGGAGGTGGTGCCCCGGGCCGTGACCACGCTGGTCGACGGCCTGGAGGCGAGCCGGAAGGTGCGCCGGGTCCCCGATCCCACCAATCGGAGGGTGATCCGGATCGAGGTCACGGACGAGGGGCGCGAGGCGCTGCGCGAGCTGCGCGGCGCACGCCGGTCGGCCGCCGAGGAGATCCTGGCGCCGTTGACGGACGAGCAGCGCGAGGTGCTCGGGGGGCTGCTGGACACGCTGGTGGACGGCATGCCCAGGCTTGAGCACCGCTGCTGA
- a CDS encoding cation:dicarboxylate symporter family transporter, which produces MPPSVPSPRRVARILRTSLFAQVACALVLGIVVGRLWPDTATTFQPLGDGFVRLIKAVISPLVFCVVVVGVTKAGDLKAFGRIGLKALIWFEVASTAALLLGLIAANVVGPGSGMHADPSKLDASAVDGKTGGGSLPSTGEFILNALPQSAVGAFAENSLLQVLVLACLAGAALLHLGNSKVPKVLPAIEQVQDVVFAIVGFIMKLAPLAVFGAMVHLVGEYGLGVIKTYGKLIALCYAVALLFLALLAVALKAVTGLSLWKFVRYTREEMLLALGTASSETVMPRMMQKLRQAGCRDDAVGLVLPTGYSFNLDGASIYLSIGTLFIAQAVGVDLSLGQQITVVLVLMLTSKGMAGVPGSAFLALSATASSLGVIPAGAVALLLGVDRIMDSMRVATNLLGNCVAVFAVSRWDGALDMERAKKMLDGEIAFVEEDDEPRTPESPTEEPAPESTRAEGPVRSARAEVPAPSVEPEVPALSAKEPAPEIG; this is translated from the coding sequence GTGCCGCCGTCCGTACCGTCCCCGCGACGCGTCGCACGCATACTGCGTACCTCACTGTTCGCGCAGGTCGCCTGCGCGCTCGTACTCGGAATCGTCGTCGGAAGGTTGTGGCCGGACACGGCCACGACCTTCCAGCCGCTCGGCGACGGTTTCGTACGCCTCATCAAGGCGGTCATCTCACCGCTCGTGTTCTGCGTCGTGGTCGTCGGCGTCACCAAGGCCGGCGACCTGAAGGCCTTCGGCCGGATCGGGCTCAAGGCCCTGATCTGGTTCGAGGTCGCGTCCACCGCCGCGCTGCTCCTCGGGCTGATCGCGGCGAACGTCGTCGGCCCGGGCTCGGGCATGCACGCCGACCCCTCGAAGCTCGACGCCTCGGCCGTCGACGGCAAGACCGGCGGCGGCTCGCTCCCGTCGACCGGCGAGTTCATCCTGAACGCGCTGCCGCAGAGCGCGGTCGGGGCCTTCGCCGAGAACTCCCTGCTCCAAGTCCTCGTCCTCGCCTGCCTGGCGGGCGCGGCACTGCTCCACCTCGGCAACTCCAAGGTGCCCAAGGTGCTGCCCGCCATCGAGCAGGTCCAGGACGTTGTCTTCGCGATCGTCGGCTTCATCATGAAGTTGGCCCCGCTCGCGGTGTTCGGCGCGATGGTCCACCTGGTGGGGGAGTACGGGCTCGGCGTCATCAAGACGTACGGCAAGCTGATCGCGCTGTGCTACGCGGTCGCGCTGCTGTTCCTCGCGCTGCTCGCCGTCGCTCTGAAGGCGGTCACGGGGCTCAGCCTCTGGAAGTTCGTCCGCTACACCCGCGAGGAGATGCTGCTCGCGCTCGGTACCGCCTCCAGCGAGACCGTCATGCCGCGCATGATGCAGAAGCTGCGCCAGGCGGGCTGCCGCGACGACGCCGTGGGCCTGGTCCTGCCCACCGGCTACTCCTTCAACCTCGACGGCGCCTCGATCTACCTGTCGATCGGTACGTTGTTCATCGCGCAGGCGGTGGGTGTGGATCTGAGCCTGGGCCAGCAGATCACTGTCGTCCTGGTTCTCATGCTGACCAGCAAGGGCATGGCGGGTGTGCCGGGTTCCGCCTTCCTCGCTCTGTCGGCGACGGCCTCCTCGCTCGGGGTGATCCCCGCCGGAGCCGTCGCCCTCCTCCTCGGCGTGGACCGCATCATGGACTCGATGCGCGTCGCGACCAACCTCCTCGGCAACTGCGTCGCCGTCTTCGCGGTCTCCCGCTGGGACGGCGCGCTCGACATGGAGCGGGCGAAGAAGATGCTGGACGGCGAGATCGCGTTCGTGGAGGAGGACGACGAGCCGCGGACGCCGGAGTCGCCGACGGAAGAACCGGCGCCCGAGTCGACCCGGGCGGAAGGCCCCGTCCGTTCGGCCAGGGCGGAAGTCCCGGCCCCATCGGTCGAGCCGGAAGTCCCCGCCCTGTCGGCCAAGGAACCTGCCCCCGAGATCGGTTGA
- a CDS encoding peptide-N4-asparagine amidase, producing the protein MRRRIVMSMLAGVILSASTFLGAGPASAAPPADAAQLAATPARSADQVAATPRDAPSETPAATAADTPADAPAGPAADTPAEFGTDWHDPLSAAPPVARPATESCAVTVAEAQFRDFTPYRGAYTPPSGCGDRWSKIVLRLDGKVKGRQFDRLGYLHIGGVEIFRTSTPEPSPDGIEWSVEKDVTRYSDTFRRGGDVEMLIGNVVDDTYTGVLDVKVTLTFYAQGGAVKSAATPDRVLTLQDGTLTTPRNSERVVAEVYATGSGGGCEEYWYLTVPDPAPYSCKADKGPYREVQIKVDGQLAGIAEPFPTVWTGGWSNPFLWYVIPGPRAFDIKPIEYDLTPYAGLLNDGRPHRIDVSVVGVAAGQTGWSTPVNVLVWQDAKRAHVSGALTEVEAGDLSNTSTYTPGSQEHLDTVGGHRLTTAGYVDTSHGRVWTTVRRTLANTSAHHWTDGENTDALKATWTDDETVTVDGRGPAGVRRTHRTYTMDGTTTLAADDRLRTVLTLGDRAAVDETRGGRRTTWSRLDDTYAGDATYTANVPRDQRHAVGTTSERYRLYGSGGCYDRVLGTAQGVLTRDRSDC; encoded by the coding sequence ATGAGAAGACGGATCGTCATGTCCATGCTCGCCGGAGTGATCCTCTCGGCGAGTACCTTCCTGGGAGCGGGCCCGGCCTCGGCGGCACCGCCGGCGGACGCCGCCCAGCTCGCCGCCACCCCCGCCCGGTCGGCGGATCAGGTCGCCGCCACGCCCCGCGACGCGCCCTCCGAGACACCGGCCGCGACTGCCGCTGATACGCCCGCCGATGCGCCCGCCGGGCCTGCCGCTGATACGCCCGCCGAGTTCGGCACCGACTGGCACGACCCCCTGAGCGCCGCCCCGCCGGTGGCGAGACCGGCCACCGAGTCCTGTGCGGTGACGGTCGCCGAGGCGCAGTTCCGTGACTTCACGCCGTATCGGGGCGCGTACACACCGCCCAGCGGCTGCGGCGACCGCTGGAGCAAGATCGTCCTGCGACTCGACGGCAAGGTCAAGGGGCGCCAGTTCGACCGGCTCGGCTATCTGCACATCGGCGGCGTGGAGATCTTCCGAACCTCCACCCCGGAGCCTTCGCCCGACGGCATCGAGTGGTCCGTCGAGAAGGACGTGACCAGGTACAGCGACACGTTCCGGCGCGGCGGCGACGTCGAGATGCTCATCGGGAACGTCGTCGACGACACGTACACCGGAGTCCTCGACGTGAAGGTGACCCTGACCTTCTACGCGCAGGGCGGCGCCGTGAAGTCCGCCGCGACCCCCGACCGTGTCCTCACCCTCCAGGACGGCACCCTCACCACCCCTCGCAACAGCGAGCGCGTCGTCGCCGAGGTGTACGCGACCGGCTCAGGCGGCGGCTGCGAGGAGTACTGGTACCTGACGGTGCCCGACCCCGCCCCGTACTCCTGCAAGGCGGACAAGGGCCCCTATCGCGAGGTGCAGATCAAGGTGGACGGCCAACTCGCGGGCATCGCCGAGCCGTTCCCGACCGTTTGGACCGGCGGCTGGTCCAACCCCTTCCTCTGGTACGTGATCCCGGGCCCGCGGGCCTTCGACATCAAGCCGATCGAATACGACCTCACGCCCTACGCCGGTCTCCTCAACGACGGTCGTCCGCACCGGATCGACGTCTCCGTCGTGGGCGTCGCCGCCGGCCAGACCGGCTGGAGCACCCCGGTCAACGTCCTCGTCTGGCAGGACGCGAAGCGCGCGCACGTGAGCGGCGCGCTGACCGAGGTCGAGGCGGGCGATTTGTCCAACACCTCGACGTACACGCCCGGTTCGCAAGAACATCTCGACACCGTGGGCGGACACCGGCTGACGACCGCCGGATACGTCGACACCTCGCACGGCCGGGTGTGGACCACCGTGCGCCGCACACTCGCCAACACCTCCGCTCACCACTGGACCGACGGCGAGAACACCGACGCGCTCAAGGCCACCTGGACCGACGACGAGACGGTCACCGTCGACGGGCGCGGACCGGCCGGCGTGAGGCGCACCCACCGCACGTACACCATGGACGGCACCACGACGCTCGCCGCGGACGACCGGTTGCGGACCGTCCTGACGCTCGGCGACCGGGCCGCGGTCGACGAGACACGCGGCGGCCGGCGCACCACGTGGTCCCGGCTCGACGACACGTACGCGGGAGACGCGACGTATACCGCGAACGTGCCCCGCGACCAACGGCATGCGGTCGGTACGACGAGCGAGCGCTACCGGCTGTACGGCTCGGGCGGCTGCTACGACCGCGTTCTGGGCACCGCGCAGGGAGTGCTGACGCGGGACCGCAGCGACTGCTGA